From the genome of Flavobacterium ovatum, one region includes:
- the rplE gene encoding 50S ribosomal protein L5, whose amino-acid sequence MAYIPRLKEEYKSRVISALTEEYGYVNVMQVPKLDKIVLSRGVGAAVSDKKLIDYAVDELTKITGQKAISTISKKDVASFKLRKGMPIGAKVTLRGERMYEFLDRLITSSLPRVRDFGGIKATGFDGRGNYNLGVLEQIIFPEIDIDKVNKISGMDITFVTTAKTDKEAKSLLAELGLPFKKN is encoded by the coding sequence ATGGCATATATACCTAGACTAAAAGAAGAATATAAGAGTAGAGTTATCTCTGCTCTTACAGAGGAGTACGGATATGTAAACGTAATGCAGGTTCCTAAGTTGGACAAAATCGTTTTAAGCCGTGGAGTTGGAGCAGCAGTTTCTGACAAAAAACTAATTGACTATGCAGTTGATGAGTTGACAAAGATAACTGGTCAAAAAGCGATATCTACTATCTCTAAGAAAGACGTTGCGTCTTTCAAATTGAGAAAAGGAATGCCAATTGGTGCAAAAGTTACTTTGCGTGGAGAAAGAATGTATGAGTTTTTAGATAGACTTATTACTTCATCTTTACCACGTGTTAGAGATTTCGGTGGTATTAAAGCTACTGGTTTCGACGGAAGAGGAAACTACAACCTTGGAGTTTTAGAGCAAATCATTTTCCCGGAAATTGATATTGATAAAGTAAACAAAATATCTGGTATGGATATTACTTTTGTTACTACTGCTAAAACTGATAAGGAAGCGAAGTCATTATTGGCTGAATTAGGATTACCTTTTAAAAAGAATTAA
- the rpsH gene encoding 30S ribosomal protein S8: MYTDPIADYLTRVRNAVAANHKVVEIPASNLKKEITKILFDQGYILSYKFEDNSVQGSIKIALKYDKDTKEPVIKDIQRISKPGLRKYSSSASIPRILNGLGIAIVSTSKGLMTGKKAKQLNVGGEVICYVY, from the coding sequence ATGTATACAGATCCTATTGCAGATTATTTGACAAGGGTTAGAAACGCTGTGGCTGCAAACCACAAAGTTGTTGAGATCCCTGCATCTAATCTTAAAAAAGAAATTACTAAGATCTTATTTGATCAAGGTTATATCTTAAGTTACAAATTTGAAGACAACTCTGTTCAGGGTTCAATCAAAATTGCTTTGAAGTATGATAAAGATACTAAAGAGCCTGTAATCAAAGATATCCAAAGAATTAGTAAACCAGGTTTACGTAAATATTCAAGTTCTGCTTCTATTCCAAGAATCCTTAACGGATTAGGAATTGCTATTGTTTCTACATCGAAAGGTTTGATGACTGGGAAAAAAGCGAAACAACTTAACGTTGGTGGAGAAGTAATTTGTTACGTATACTAA
- the rpsN gene encoding 30S ribosomal protein S14, with protein sequence MAKESMKAREVKREKTVAKYAEKRKALLEAGDFVGLQKLPKNASPVRLHNRCKLTGRPRGYMRQFGISRVTFREMANNGLIPGVKKASW encoded by the coding sequence ATGGCTAAAGAATCAATGAAAGCCCGTGAGGTTAAGAGAGAAAAAACGGTAGCAAAGTATGCTGAGAAAAGAAAAGCTTTGTTAGAAGCTGGAGATTTCGTAGGTTTGCAGAAATTACCGAAAAATGCTTCACCAGTTCGTTTACATAATAGATGTAAATTGACAGGTAGACCAAGAGGGTATATGCGTCAATTCGGTATTTCACGTGTAACATTCCGTGAAATGGCTAATAATGGATTGATACCAGGGGTTAAGAAAGCCAGCTGGTAA
- the rplO gene encoding 50S ribosomal protein L15, with protein MNLSNLQPAEGSTHNQNKRLGRGEGSGKGGTSARGHKGAKSRSGYSKKIGFEGGQMPLQRRVPKFGFTNINRKDYEGVNLDTLQLLVDNGIITDAVDMTTYVANRLATKNEIVKILGRGELKAKLKVTAHKFTATAKAAIEAAGGEAVTI; from the coding sequence ATGAATTTAAGTAACTTACAACCAGCTGAAGGGTCAACACACAATCAAAATAAAAGATTAGGTAGAGGAGAAGGTTCAGGAAAAGGTGGTACTTCTGCAAGAGGACACAAAGGAGCAAAATCTCGTTCTGGTTATTCAAAAAAGATTGGTTTTGAAGGTGGGCAAATGCCACTTCAAAGACGTGTGCCTAAGTTTGGTTTCACAAACATCAATCGTAAAGATTACGAAGGTGTTAATTTAGATACTCTTCAATTATTAGTTGATAATGGTATAATTACAGATGCTGTCGATATGACAACTTATGTAGCAAACCGTTTGGCAACTAAGAATGAAATCGTTAAGATTTTAGGAAGAGGAGAATTGAAAGCAAAATTAAAAGTAACTGCTCACAAATTTACTGCTACTGCAAAAGCTGCTATTGAAGCTGCTGGTGGAGAAGCTGTAACAATATAA
- the rplR gene encoding 50S ribosomal protein L18, whose product MSLTKPERRQRIRFRIRKTISGTATNPRLSVFRSNKEIYAQLIDDVNGVTLLAASSREKEIGKGTNVEVATAVGKLVAEKALKAGIEVITFDRGGYLYHGRIKSLAEGARAAGLKF is encoded by the coding sequence ATGTCATTAACAAAACCTGAAAGAAGACAGAGAATTAGATTCAGAATTAGAAAGACAATTAGTGGTACAGCTACTAATCCAAGACTATCTGTTTTTAGAAGTAATAAAGAAATTTACGCGCAACTTATTGATGACGTAAATGGAGTTACTTTATTAGCTGCTTCATCAAGAGAAAAAGAAATAGGAAAAGGTACGAACGTAGAGGTTGCTACTGCAGTTGGGAAACTTGTTGCGGAAAAAGCATTAAAAGCTGGGATAGAAGTTATAACTTTCGATAGAGGGGGTTATTTATATCACGGTCGTATTAAATCATTAGCAGAAGGCGCGAGAGCGGCTGGGCTTAAATTCTAA
- the rpmD gene encoding 50S ribosomal protein L30 — protein sequence MAKLLVKQVRSKINCPLTQKRGLEALGLRKMGQVVEHDSNPAILGMINKVKHLVSVEEAK from the coding sequence ATGGCTAAATTATTAGTAAAACAAGTTAGAAGTAAAATCAACTGTCCTCTTACTCAAAAAAGAGGATTAGAAGCTTTAGGTCTACGTAAAATGGGTCAGGTTGTAGAACATGATTCAAACCCTGCAATCCTTGGGATGATAAACAAAGTTAAACACTTAGTTTCTGTTGAAGAAGCTAAATAA
- the rplN gene encoding 50S ribosomal protein L14, which translates to MVQQESRLKVADNTGAKEVLTIRVLGGTKRRYASVGDKIVVSIKDAAPNGNVKKGAVSTAVVVRTRKEVRRADGSYIRFDDNACVLLNAAGEMRGTRVFGPVARELREKQFMKIVSLAPEVL; encoded by the coding sequence ATGGTACAACAAGAATCAAGACTAAAAGTAGCAGATAACACAGGAGCTAAAGAAGTTTTAACTATCCGTGTTTTAGGAGGTACCAAAAGAAGGTATGCTTCAGTTGGTGATAAGATTGTAGTTTCTATAAAAGATGCAGCTCCAAACGGTAACGTTAAAAAAGGAGCGGTTTCAACTGCAGTTGTAGTACGTACCAGAAAAGAAGTGAGAAGAGCCGATGGTTCTTATATCCGTTTCGATGACAATGCATGTGTTCTATTGAATGCTGCAGGGGAAATGAGAGGAACTCGTGTTTTTGGACCGGTAGCAAGAGAACTTCGTGAAAAACAATTCATGAAAATTGTATCATTAGCACCAGAAGTGCTTTAA
- the rplF gene encoding 50S ribosomal protein L6 — MSRIGKSPIAIPAGVTVEVKEGIITVKGKNGQLTQEFSDVTVAVEGDQVQVERSSDHKDQRAKHGLYRSLINNMIIGVTEGFTKSLELVGVGYRASNQGQRLELALGFSHNIVLEVATEVTLETISEKGKNPIVKLTSFDKQLLGQVAAKIRGFRKPEPYKGKGVKFVGEVLRRKAGKSA; from the coding sequence ATGTCAAGAATAGGTAAAAGTCCAATTGCAATCCCTGCCGGAGTAACTGTTGAAGTTAAAGAAGGTATTATTACAGTTAAAGGAAAAAACGGTCAACTAACACAGGAGTTTTCGGACGTAACTGTAGCGGTTGAAGGCGATCAAGTTCAAGTTGAAAGATCGTCTGATCACAAAGACCAAAGAGCAAAACATGGTTTATATAGATCTTTAATCAATAATATGATTATTGGAGTAACTGAAGGTTTTACAAAATCTTTAGAGTTGGTTGGAGTTGGTTATAGAGCTTCTAATCAAGGACAAAGATTAGAGTTAGCTCTTGGTTTTTCTCACAATATTGTTTTAGAAGTTGCTACCGAAGTAACTTTAGAGACAATATCTGAAAAAGGTAAAAACCCAATTGTGAAGTTAACATCATTTGACAAACAACTTTTAGGTCAAGTTGCGGCAAAAATTAGAGGTTTCCGTAAGCCTGAGCCATACAAAGGAAAAGGTGTTAAATTTGTAGGTGAAGTATTAAGAAGAAAAGCGGGTAAATCAGCTTAA
- the rpsE gene encoding 30S ribosomal protein S5, producing the protein MSNKYKSIELVKPGGLELKDRLVSVNRVTKVTKGGRAFGFSAIVVVGDENGVVGHGLGKSKDVSEAIAKAVEDAKKNLVKIPLNGQSVPHEQKGKFGGARVFLIPASHGTGVIAGGAVRSVLESVGIHDVLSKSQGSSNPHNVVKATFDALLQMRSAYTVAKQRGLSLEKVFKG; encoded by the coding sequence ATGTCTAATAAATACAAAAGTATAGAATTAGTAAAACCAGGAGGTCTTGAATTAAAAGACCGTTTGGTAAGTGTAAATCGTGTTACTAAAGTTACAAAAGGTGGTAGAGCATTTGGTTTTTCTGCTATCGTAGTTGTAGGTGATGAAAATGGTGTTGTAGGACATGGATTAGGGAAATCTAAAGATGTTTCTGAAGCAATCGCAAAAGCGGTAGAAGATGCTAAGAAAAATTTAGTAAAAATTCCTTTGAACGGTCAATCAGTACCTCACGAACAAAAAGGTAAATTTGGTGGTGCACGTGTATTCTTAATTCCTGCCTCTCACGGTACAGGAGTTATTGCTGGTGGAGCTGTTCGTTCAGTTCTTGAATCAGTAGGGATTCATGATGTATTATCTAAATCTCAAGGATCATCAAATCCTCACAATGTAGTAAAAGCAACTTTTGATGCTTTATTACAAATGAGAAGTGCTTATACTGTTGCAAAACAGAGAGGACTTTCATTAGAAAAAGTTTTTAAAGGTTAA
- the rplX gene encoding 50S ribosomal protein L24, with protein sequence MIKLKIKTGDIVRVIAGDHKGEEGKIVRVDREKNKAIVEGVNMVSKHTKPSAKNPQGGIVKKEASIQISNLSLIDPKTKEATRVGIRVEGDKKVRFSKKSNQVL encoded by the coding sequence ATGATAAAGCTAAAAATAAAAACAGGTGACATCGTAAGAGTAATTGCTGGAGACCATAAAGGTGAAGAAGGTAAAATAGTACGTGTTGACCGTGAGAAAAACAAAGCTATCGTAGAAGGTGTAAACATGGTTTCAAAACATACGAAACCAAGTGCAAAAAACCCTCAAGGTGGAATTGTAAAAAAAGAAGCTTCTATTCAAATTTCTAACCTTTCTCTAATTGATCCTAAAACTAAGGAAGCAACAAGAGTAGGTATTAGAGTTGAAGGAGATAAGAAAGTAAGATTTTCAAAAAAATCTAATCAAGTACTATAG